The genomic window TTTCTGCGCAATGCACGCATTACATATGGATGGTTCCCTGTGGGTAATACTCGTACTACCTGCCATCGCATTTGGGCGTCTACAAACTTCTAACCGGTCGTCACAAAGGAGTTCTGCTATAAAATTGCCATCAGTAATACACCATGGTCGCAATCATGAACACCAAAACAGGGTATCCCATCAGAGAGAGAAGAGGGCTGgtcaaaataatggattttcacAGCTAAGTGAACAAGAACTAAACGAACTTATGACGCTTTTTGCTGGtaagtttttaaattttctgagtGCGTAATAATACACATTCCCAAGTACATAATGCCTGACACATAATGTTTtccatcatttttttaaaactgtTATGTTTCATTATGTCTTTGGAAATGAAGAACATGCGATGTGTTACTGTAATAATGAAAAATTAAAGAGTGTAgcctatatcatgatatatgCTGCCTTTTTATCGGCTATTGAATACTTAATGTCAATCAGCTGTACTCGGTCATTTGTTTTTTTATGGTTACTGCTTGAAATTGTATGTTATTAAAGTGATTGGTATTgagcaaatgttatttttaccAACCTCAGATATTATACAGAAACACTATACTAAAGTAAATTTgttggagcacgtgtggccgagtggataaggcgcccgactcataatccataggttgcgagttcgagccccgctcgtgccaacgtgttgtgtccttgggcaaggcactttatcctcatttgcttgacaaatccattaaatgagtACTCACGACTTTAGCTTTCGTCATATACGTTGAtgacggcttgatcacaagtgacttggtccactgTTTTTCCCGCGAAACAGCTTGTTGACAGCCCGATGGCAAAAGCTTTAAAGTCATGAGTActcattttaaaagggcatttcgcgattcacagcctcatcccccacttttctcaaaaaagttgagatttttataccactggaaacctctggccacataatgtttatgtaccaaaaatttcttgcagattatatCGTCAAATCTGAATTTCGTTCTgggcagaacgaaattacaacagttatTGTGGTCTATGGAGCCGTGTCATACGCATATTaggaaacaactgaaattttgggaataagcttttttcgtggacccATATCTACTGAAAacgtaaaaagaggatgctaggatcacgaaatcctccttgaatggatttgtcaagcaaacaaaaaatgtttgaattatttatctacaatcctacaaatgcatataggcctaggcctatttactGTCAATTGTATTGCTCATCTTTACTCTTCAGTATAGGATATGATCTATATACCAATGGTAAATCTCGTTCCGTTTTAATTTTCAGCCTACGGGATTTTTATTCCGACTACCACACCATCGGAGGTAACGACACAGTCTGCATGCAACGATGATGAGTTCCTATGTACGTATAGTTCAGATTGTATTCCAATTGAGCAACGATGCGATGGCAAGTTTCAATGTCCTATGGCTGAAGATGAAGAACAATGTGGTAAGAGTCATCTTGACTATTAAGAACATTCAATGATATCCAGGAGATAAATAACCAattaatggttagggtacttgtctttagtgcatgaggtcccgggttcaattcccggcggggTAGATTTGCTGGAATATTGACTCGAGGAAAAAATGACTggaattaattggcaacctctgtagattaaatccatgttttgttttttagaattgggtaaatgaatcatgaaattacTCCGTCTTTtgtcgaaaagagtagggtgttaacccctgactgttcccaaaccgtcccggtgttcaaaaggaccccaatggaaataagcttcaatagaggctttatTGGGTCATCCATGCAGGGTTGTGAAACcccgaaaaaataaaataaaataaaatttaaaatgcatcttTTAATGCTCTCCATACGGTGTCGACTGCAGAGGAGAAGTTCCAAATTTTGTTTAGCAATTTTGATAATATCATAATTGTACTTTTTATATGATCATTATTGATCATGTTTGGAATCACCATCACAAAGGCACTAAAGTTAATACAAACAAGccctgtattggttcagtggttcttgagatatctcttaaaatattttgagaaaagttgAGCTGGCCAGTTACGTAAAGCCTTAAAACAGATACGTTATTATTAACGGAAGATTCTGTGAGGAACTCAACAGAGCTTGCCTGCGAAACACCAGTTGTATTCATGTAATCACGAAAAACTAATGTCCGTGCTTCGAGatacaaaatatatttgtattataGCAACTAACtgtatatcatatatatatattttgatatagGTCTACTTGACTAACTCATGTCTTTGTTTTTCAAGATTCGCATCGGTGTATTAGTGGTTGGAGAAAGTGTGATAACAACAGACAATGTGTGCAGAAAACCTGGTCGTGTGATGGCTATGTTGACTGCTTTGACGGCTCAGATGAACGCCGATGCGGTGAGTCAGTaaaccatacataaattcgcctagcccCATTTCCCTCAAATGAAAGTTTCAAAAAAGATACATGTTTTCTCGTGAAGATGTGATCGCTACTTCCACTTTACACAGATATTCCACATAGAGCCCCAAAGTTAATTTCAGAATTAGATTACCATGAAAACGAAACAGTAACCTTTAGCGGGATCTTTAGCGGGGTTCTGCGGAAGTTTTATATAGATATTTAACCATCTTTTCattcttcattttcactaaattcaacaaaaatatttggcgtatataaaattaaaataaatatttggcATTCTAAACTAAATCAATTGTACCGCGATTGGGtgtcacgaatcgttatatatgatgtacagttgaTATTCTGATATgcttttatatacaaaaaatgatgcttttacacaaaaaatatttcattgcaaACTTATTCTTAAAATGTGGTCATAATAAATATTAACTCGCCACAGCAGTAACCGTCATAATGACAAATGTTAAAAGTGTTGTCAGAATACAATTaatttaatgctaatttaatGCACAGGCTAAGTTTAATACACAGGCTAAGGAAGCCTGACTGACTTTTAGAAATTGCAGAATGGGGCTTCAGGATTCCGAATAATGGGATGCACAATGGGTGCTTCTTTAAACTGAATTTGCGACCCGTGGTTTTGGATTGGAAAAACATATTATTCGTCATTTTAACAAACATGTCTAATATTAAACTAggaataaaatacaaaattaatgataaacaaaataattaacagGTCGTTGATTAGAAACCGTACAGGTCACATGCAGAAAATgcacatttgacatgtttgatgctTGCATTAGTGAATGTTGATTTTTCACATCCTAGGTACCATTATTGAAGCAATAATAGCATTGATGATGGATCATGGTATTGCACTAGTGTGATACAATACcggaagcaatgttgattttccacgTCCTGGGTGCCTTTGAACTAACGATAACATTGGTGATAGCTCACGCTATTGATGTAGTTTCCCCGCCCTGGGTGACCTTGAAGCAATAATAGCGTGTTATAGCAAATGCTATAAAGAAAACTTGAGAAGAAGGAGTTAGATTGTGTTATTTGCATTTCATGAAGATCCTGATGTTGCACAGTCTGATATATGATACAATACTGGAAGCAATGTTGACGTCCTGGGTTTCGTCCTAACCCTGTAATTATGGAACATTttaggcctcataactgctaaattgttggcaTGAAGCAGCCTATATAAAAGTAGGCTTATACATATTAAAAATTGCAAACACTTTGCAAATCCATCTGTAAGGTCAAATGTAGGTCAaatgtcctcaaaacattttggtatcCAAATCTGTTTTGGGCAccataacaacaacaacagcaacaacaacaaaatcagtcatttttctttttgttattaattttcacaaataaaaatatttaggaaactttttttctttaatGTTGACCAACTGCGCCAAATATGATTGAAATTTGTGCgacaattatgatttttttttaatgattttttctacAAATTTTATTTGATCAGTTTTGACCATATTTGGTGAATATTTCTCAAAGTTGAccatttctttttgaataaaaaataatttcttgctatttatatatattttttgaaaattggattTTTGTCACAATTTGTCCTCATTCcagatgtatttatttatttttatggaagtatttgctattctaaatatgtgtatttttatatactttaaaccaagttagcagttatgaggcccaaaagtttccataattccagagttAAGACCAACCTTTTAATGACACACATCACTATGTTATTTCCCGGTGCATACATTGACGAAGATCACCATATTAAACTGATATGGTACATGATACAATACATGAAAGCAATGTTGACTTTCCACGCACTGGGTGCCCGTGAAGCAATAATAGCATTTATGATAGCTACCGTGTACCGTGTTTAAATTAGCAAATGCTataaaagatatttaaaaaaacttgAGAAGAAGGAGTGAGGTTGTGTTATTTTGCATTTGATGAAGGTCCGGGTATTACATTTTGTAATGACACAATACTGGAagcaatgttaactttccaagCCCTGGGTGCCCGTGAAGCAATAATATCGTTAATAATATAGCTACCGTATTGGCAAATGCTGTAAAAGATTTAAGAAGGAGCGGTAGCATGTTATTTGCATACATTGGCGAAGATCACAGTATTGTACTGACATGATACAGTCATATAATACTAGAAGCAATGTTCACTTTCCATGCCCTTTGTACCCGTGAAGCAATAATAGCATTAATGATAGCTACCATGTATTGTTGGCAAATGCTGTAAAAGATTTAAGAATTAGTGTTATCATGATGTTATTTGCATACATTGGCGAAGATCACGGTATTGTACTGACATGGTACATTGATACAATACTGGAAGCAATGTTCACTTTCCATGCCCTGTGTGCCCGTGAAGCAATAATAGCATATTGTTGGCAAATGCTGTAAAAGATTTAAGAATtagtgttatgttatttgcatacatTGGCGAAGAACACGGGATTGCACTGACATGATACAGTCATATAATACTAGAAGCAATGTTCACTTTCCATGCCCTTTGTACCCGTGAAGCAATAATAGCATTAATGATAGCTACCGTATATTGTTGGCAAATGCTGTAAAAGATTTAAGAATTAGTAttatcatgttatttgcatacatTGGCGAAGGTTACGGTATTGTACTGACATGATACAGTGATACAATGCTGGCAGCAATGTTCACTTTCCATGCCCTGGGTGCCCGTGAAGCAATAATAGCATCAATGATAGCTACCGTATATTGTTGGCAAATGCTGTAAAAGATTTAAGAATTAGTAttatcatgttatttgcatacatTGGCGAAGGTTACGGTACAGTGATACAATACTGGCAGCAATGTTCACTTTCCATGCCCTTTGTACCCGTGAAGCAATAATAGCATCATCAATGATAGCTACCGTATATTGTTGGCAAATGCTGTAAAAGATTTTAAGAATTAGTAttatcatgttatttgcatatattgGCGAAGAACACGGGATTGTACTGACATGATACATTGATACAATACTGGAAGCAATGTTCACTTTCCATGCCCTGGGTGCCCGTGAAGCAATAACATCATTAATGATAGTTACCGTATATTGTTGGCAAATGCTGTAAAATATTTAAGAATTAGTATTATCATGTTTTTGCATACATTAGCGAAGGTTACGGTATTATACTGACATGATACAGTGATACAATACTGGCAGCAATGTTCACTTTCCATGCCCTGTGTGCCCGTGAAGCAATAATAGCATTAATGATAGCTACCGTGTATTGTTGGCAAATGCTGTAAAAGATTTAAGAATTAGTAttatcatgttatttgcatacatTGGCGAAGATCACAGTATTGTACTGACATGATACATTGATACAATACTGGAAGCAATGTTGACTTTCCATGCACTGTGTGCCCGTGAAGCAATAATAGCATATTGTTGGCAAATGCTGTAAAAGATTTAAGAATtagtgttatgttatttgcatacatTGGCGAAGAACACGGTATTGTACTGACATGATACATTGATACAATACTGGAAGCAATGTTCACTTTCCATGCCCTTGGTGCCCGTGAAGCAATAATATCATTAATGATAGTTACCGTGTATTGTTGGCAAATGCTGTAAAAGATTTAAGAAGGAGTGgtatcatgttatttgcatacatTGGCGAAGATCACGGTATTGTACTGACATGATACAGTCATATAATACTGGAAGCAATGTTCACTTTCCATGCCCTGGGTACCCGTGAAGCAATAATAGCGTTAATGACAAATGTATTGTTGACAAAAGCTCTACCAAATTAAGGAGTATGATTGTGTTATTTGCATACATTGATAAAGAAAAGGTATTACATTGAAATGATACAATACATTACTTGACATCCATGTTTCAAAGAATTGCAGACCAATAGCAAATATCAATTTCATTGTTAATTTAATTAATAGCCACCTTGTTGCTTCTCGATTTAGGGATTTCATGACTGTAAATGGGTCGAGTTTTATTCTAAGCTGTGGGCCGCCCAAAAATAAAGCAGACCTTGACAAATTATGATACTAATTGTTTCCCTTATCAAATACAATTAATGATGGCaaaattgttcaatttgaatACGCAGATGAACAAAGGTGTCCATTGCCAACAATGCGTAAATGCTCCAAGTTTCCACAGTGCTACGATGGTAACTATAGATGCGACGCTGTAACGGACTGCCGAGATGGCTCCGATGAACAAAACTGTGGTAAGGAAATATTAGGGGTGGGTTGGTGGGAAAAAAGTAATGAATGATCTGTCTCATCACATTTTCTGATTGTCTTCATGGTGTGTGATCATTTTCAGTGATCAATTTTCCTTGCATTTGACATTGATGTTGCGCTTCTAGCAACACCTTTGTATAAGAcgctatttatcatgtttataaaacaAGTAGGCCTCTTAGCCCTATTTGGTGCAGTCTCATTCGTCACTTTTTATGtaagaaatatatttaaaaaaaagtagattCCATGTATTAAAAACGATATACTAAAGCAGtttataaatttgtgaatattctcagtcatccaggtagataaacataataaaatgaatattaaatctgttcatcatttttgatagcgacagtatcgcgtctcatccattAAAGCAGTTTATTGTTATGAACACATTGCAGTATAGCCTATGTACCATGCCTTTAACTTTATTTTTCTCGTAAACAGTCGGAATGAACTTTTTTCGTTTAAATGACCACAATAATTTTTCACACCATCATTTTGTGCAAGTGTCGCACTAAATCCCAAAACAGATTCATGACCGTGTTATTACCGGTATTAGAGCTCATATCCTCAAATCCACCCCACTTTGCGTATACAGTTGTTGATTTACTGTAGATTTAATTTCGTCATTTTTCTCACCACCGGCTTAACATGCCTTTCTTATAATGATATTCATCTTACTTTGTTACGTTATTTGACGATAACCATGTTCCTTACAGAGAATCATGTGTGCCGTGATGGATGGACGAAGTGCAACAATGGTTTCCAATGTGTTGACGTAAATTGGCTGTGTGACGGAACAGTATATTGCACCGATGGCAGTGATGAATGGGGATGCAATGATAAGGACATGAAACCAACAAAAACAGGTAGGTCTACTCTATCTACAATATCTTAAGTTTctgtaaatttgaatttgtattttttggCTATTGAACTTTACCTCTACTCATGTGTGCCTGGaatctccccgtcagtccgaaataccgtcaatccgaacccccgtcagtccgaaaacccattagggttagggtaaggatttgggtaagggttaggattagggttatagggttagggttaaccttATAACCCTAACgggttttcggactgacgggggctCGGATTGACgctgtttcggactgacggggccGGGTGTCCTCGTGTACACTTTGGTCTTTATTGTCCCTCTCTGCTTACGGTCTGTGTTTTACCAGAGAACCTTGATGATGATCTTTTCTGGTTTTACTTAATGTTTCCCCACATCTAGTTGGTATACGTTGCTCTTTCTTTTCAAATATGTCTTTATATTCTTTCCATGTTTATACAGAACTACGGTTACAAGCCTCGTTTAACGAGCGATACAACCACCCTGATTGGCAACTATGCACCGGTTCCTATAC from Amphiura filiformis chromosome 5, Afil_fr2py, whole genome shotgun sequence includes these protein-coding regions:
- the LOC140151892 gene encoding uncharacterized protein; its protein translation is MHALHMDGSLWVILVLPAIAFGRLQTSNRSSQRSSAIKLPSVIHHGRNHEHQNRVSHQREKRAGQNNGFSQLSEQELNELMTLFAAYGIFIPTTTPSEVTTQSACNDDEFLCTYSSDCIPIEQRCDGKFQCPMAEDEEQCDSHRCISGWRKCDNNRQCVQKTWSCDGYVDCFDGSDERRCDEQRCPLPTMRKCSKFPQCYDGNYRCDAVTDCRDGSDEQNCENHVCRDGWTKCNNGFQCVDVNWLCDGTVYCTDGSDEWGCNDKDMKPTKTELRLQASFNERYNHPDWQLCTGSYTLPCRDGKKCYLDMGQCDGIRACEDGSDEERCDHFTCQTGKIKCEDNHQCIWFEWLCDGVIHCKDRSDEVGCAVYNPEHRNGTSSTSTTFGNP